In the Caenorhabditis elegans chromosome X genome, one interval contains:
- the T27A10.6 gene encoding uncharacterized protein (Confirmed by transcript evidence), protein MKLFLLLTLVSTVACKNVFVSSPFDNFRIECPKRAAATELAVRMVESVGQKRQDVVFDLSCETVEDLYPWVNIPVGIAEIEREDCHYSQMIDPILDDNTTFTCGPREYLAGITRLSDTRIQTMCCRLRSRDEFNCKDLIFNKPIGLTRSTLIENDNQLINAIRIEERNYVVRFCDLAPRATASILSDEKVRPSTPAPEATTEDVPVSQELDTSFESRQDKQNPLKVVKTQKGAEAPPTKLRVPMHPPSRVEAAPVVEFQQPAVPLIEIKSDADDISEGALESLPVAPQVTTRRLATVSLALVTIPPTTSTTEELPVEQELPVTEPIPDEETTFPQETPVFSQQLVEDIVKKIGSAQSEQKAAQIFQQSLNKLLQNANEKPIEAVSAPKAGPPAARPPQNLDDVNFENEQFPQPSGKHRFSKELLPLRKSADGEDFSNLQPVNTEGRRRSPIRTHRPHVVSFDELSE, encoded by the exons ATGAAGCTATTCTTGCTTCTAACCTTGGTGTCTACGGTAGcctgtaaaaatgtttttgtatcATCGCCATTTGATAACTTTAGAATAGAATGCCCAAAACGA GCTGCAGCAACAGAATTGGCTGTTCGAATGGTAGAATCTGTAGGTCAAAAGCGTCAGGATGTGGTATTCGATTTGTCTTGCGAAACAGTTGAAGACTTGTATCCTTGGGTCAACATCCCAGTCGGCATTGCTGAAATTGAGCGCGAAGACTGTCACTATTCACAAATGATTGACCCGATTCTCGATGACAACACGACATTCACATGTGGCCCAAGAGAGTATCTTGCCGGAATCACCAGACTTTCTGACACAag aattcaaacaATGTGCTGCCGTTTGCGATCTCGTGATGAGTTCAACTGTAAagatttgattttcaacaagCCAATCGGGTTGACAAGAAGCACGTTGATCGAGAATGACAATCAACTGATAAATGCGATTAGAATTGAGGAACGCAACTATGTTGTTAGGTTTTGCGATTTGGCTCCACGTGCCACAG CTTCAATCCTCTCTGATGAGAAAGTTCGACCCAGCACCCCTGCACCAGAAGCAACTACTGAAGATGTTCCAGTCTCTCAGGAATTGGACACAAGCTTCGAATCACGTCAGGATAAACAAAATCCact GAAAGTtgttaaaactcaaaaaggaGCAGAGGCCCCACCAACAAAATTAAGAGTTCCAATGCATCCACCATCAAGAGTTGAAGCTGCACCAGTTGTAGAGTTTCAGCAACCTGCAGTACCACTAATTGAGATCAAATCCGATGCTGATGATATTAGTGAAGGTGCTCTGGAATCTCTGCCAGTTGCTCCACAAGTGACAACTCGTAGACTTGCAACG GTCTCCCTTGCTCTTGTCACAATCCCTCCAACCACTTCAACCACCGAAGAGCTTCCTGTCGAACAAGAGCTTCCAGTCACTGAGCCAATTCCAGACGAAGAAACTACATTCCCACAGGAAACCCCGGTGTTCAGTCAACAACTCGTCGAGGatatcgttaaaaaaattggctcgGCTCAGTCAGAACAGAAGGCTGcacaaattttccagcaatcTCTGAACAAACTTTTGCAGAATGCAAATGAAAAGCCAATTG AGGCAGTTTCGGCGCCAAAAGCTGGTCCGCCAGCTGCAAGACCACCACAAAACTTGGATGAtgtgaactttgaaaatgagcaattcCCACAACCATCTGGAAAGCATAGATTTTCGAAGGAacttttg CCATTGAGAAAGTCAGCCGATGGGGaagatttctcaaatttgCAGCCAGTTAACACGGAGGGACGTCGTCGTTCTCCAATCAGGACCCATCGGCCACATGTTGTAAGCTTTGATGAACTTTCTGAGTAA
- the C18B2.3 gene encoding uncharacterized protein (Confirmed by transcript evidence), whose amino-acid sequence MELLTSPSFHHISPLTRSRSDVRSAAMRRSNSFSGVTRSTSSNRFSRPEYGYGGGYMARSINKCGGSIFGRSLAASALTTTPPFHSVGVQRSTPHYTDKYPYVRYSYGNTDTGLGILTQSESVYGHHSGIRDIGTKRWLEGKLNAYNTSLFTRPDYQKRVERPLASARSYVRYMPVDDALDMYKKRCMTVGTLSKYWLSPATWASRREKELNLSSSLSRGNYSYSSRFDRLGGRVY is encoded by the exons ATGGAATTGCTCACATCTCCATCATTCCACCATATCTCGCCACTTACACGGTCTAGAAGCGATGTTCGTTCAGCTGCAATGAGAAG ATCCAACTCTTTCTCCGGAGTCACCCGATCGACCTCCAGCAACCGGTTCTCTCGTCCCGAATATGGATACGGTGGTGGCTATATGGCCCGTTCAATCAACAAATGCG GTGGATCTATCTTTGGAAGATCTCTCGCTGCATCGGCGCTCACCACAACTCCACCATTCCACAGCGTTGGAGTTCAGCGTAGTACCCCACATTACACCGACAA atacccATATGTTCGATACAGCTATGGAAACACTGACACCGGACTCGGCATTTTGACTCAATCGGAATCG GTCTACGGCCACCACTCTGGAATTCGTGATATTGGAACTAAGCGTTGGCTGGAGGGAAAGCTCAATGCCTATAACACCTCTCTTTTCACCCGTCCCGACTACCAAAAACGTGTTGAGAGACCACTAGCATCAGCAAGAAGCTACGTCCGATATATGCCAGTTGATGACGCCTTGGATATGTACAAGAAGAGATGTATGACAGTTGGAACGTTGTCGAAG TACTGGCTTTCACCAGCTACTTGGGCTTCCCGTCGCGAGAAGGAGCTCAACCTCTCGTCATCTCTCAGCCGTGGAAACTACTCTTACTCTAGCCGATTTGACAG ACTTGGAGGACGcgtttattaa
- the C18B2.4 gene encoding GRAM domain-containing protein (Confirmed by transcript evidence) translates to MSLNTSHTPDGQGILIYNGEMILLYTTNVKLKFEKYNVPAFKSTKSGALYLTSHRIIFMNESKKDEFKSFAMPFNSVRDVKLEQPLLTPNYLKGWVQPMPGGNFDGCPEWRLSFPKGGCIEFGEALLRAADMASRARPFAAPPAYGGNMQQQSGTTYYAAPPTYYLVQGTYQGFQAPTNVFPERPPAQNVYVYDMPPPYPGIGQTTPYPAGQFQPVGTVQYQNVGAYPGQPQQPGQYHPYPTNQPPQGGFNVGQGAAPHPSTLPDYNNIQQQSSAQPPAYNAYQEAPPLPSKNGPL, encoded by the exons ATGTCGCTCAACACGTCGCACACACCCGATGGCCAAGGCATTTTGATTTATAATGGagaaat gatTCTTCTCTACACAACAAATGTAAAGCTGAAGTTCGAGAAGTACAATGTTCCTGCGTTCAAGTCCACCAAGTCGGGAGCCCTCTATCTCACTTCACACAGA ataattttcatGAACGAGAGCAAGAAAGATGAGTTCAAATCCTTCGCGATGCCATTCAATTCAGTGCGAGATGTGAAACTTGAACAGCCACTTCTCACCCCAAACTATctcaag ggatGGGTTCAACCAATGCCTGGAGGCAACTTTGATGGATGTCCGGAATGGCGTTTGTCTTTCCCGAAAGGAGGATGCATCGAGTTTGGAGAGGCACTTCTTCGCGCTGCTGACATGG CATCTAGAGCTCGTCCATTTGCTGCTCCACCAGCATATGGTGGAAATATGCAACAGCAATCAGGCACTACGTACTATGCTGCTCCACCGACATACTACTTGGTGCAAGGGACATACCAAGGATTCCAAGCTCCGACGAACGTTTTTCCTGAGCGCCCACCTG CACAAAACGTCTACGTTTACGACATGCCTCCACCATACCCAGGAATCGGACAAACCACGCCGTATCCTGCCGGACAATTCCAGCCAGTCGGAACCGTCCAGTACCAGAATGTTGGGGCGTACCCTGGACAACCTCAACAGCCAGGACAATACCATCCTTATCCAACTAATCAACCACCGCAGGGAGGATTCAACGTCGGACAAGGAGCTGCTCCTCATCCTTCTACTCTTCCAGATTATAACAATATTCAACAACAATCTAGCGCTCAGCCACCAGCCTACAATGCTTACCAAGAAGCTCCACCACTTCCATCCAAAAATGGACCGTtgtaa
- the T27A10.6 gene encoding uncharacterized protein (Confirmed by transcript evidence) — protein MKLFLLLTLVSTVACKNVFVSSPFDNFRIECPKRAAATELAVRMVESVGQKRQDVVFDLSCETVEDLYPWVNIPVGIAEIEREDCHYSQMIDPILDDNTTFTCGPREYLAGITRLSDTRIQTMCCRLRSRDEFNCKDLIFNKPIGLTRSTLIENDNQLINAIRIEERNYVVRFCDLAPRATASILSDEKVRPSTPAPEATTEDVPVSQELDTSFESRQDKQNPLKVVKTQKGAEAPPTKLRVPMHPPSRVEAAPVVEFQQPAVPLIEIKSDADDISEGALESLPVAPQVTTRRLATVSLALVTIPPTTSTTEELPVEQELPVTEPIPDEETTFPQETPVFSQQLVEDIVKKIGSAQSEQKAAQIFQQSLNKLLQNANEKPIEAVSAPKAGPPAARPPQNLDDVNFENEQFPQPSGKHRFSKELLPLRKSADGEDFSNLQPVNTEGRRRSPIRTHRPHVDIWDSDEDEDNDKIVSEINGSVEMHFETTLPPKKIVKKIIKKVVRAHRTRPTTTTEEPTTTTEESTKTTPRIRRTRPTTTTTTEEPTTRKIANSFFNSMEQYESPSQRNQVAVTQTPRRFRGRTTTPSARRDLPVTRRVAETRVNQQDNARYIDEETQLSPFDDPVNEELEELKTTTKQPAPSQKQKVVEDSPRIEFQEDEELEDVINKLSARRGDIRRAPVRNSFAEAQFADKVSLPRKDAVKTHIPRNGLPIALDMMEPISMTNLDGFSSSASENSREEDNANQNQHLSKMSNPELDEEESKEEIEEVSDSEIEIDNKIPVTFPTRATRPTTTAYDPNNFYHTPRPRPAKKESILRFCSKESAIRDQSNMVIACGLDQDIWTPSRCPENADCFPSHDSLYRICCPVHRVG, from the exons ATGAAGCTATTCTTGCTTCTAACCTTGGTGTCTACGGTAGcctgtaaaaatgtttttgtatcATCGCCATTTGATAACTTTAGAATAGAATGCCCAAAACGA GCTGCAGCAACAGAATTGGCTGTTCGAATGGTAGAATCTGTAGGTCAAAAGCGTCAGGATGTGGTATTCGATTTGTCTTGCGAAACAGTTGAAGACTTGTATCCTTGGGTCAACATCCCAGTCGGCATTGCTGAAATTGAGCGCGAAGACTGTCACTATTCACAAATGATTGACCCGATTCTCGATGACAACACGACATTCACATGTGGCCCAAGAGAGTATCTTGCCGGAATCACCAGACTTTCTGACACAag aattcaaacaATGTGCTGCCGTTTGCGATCTCGTGATGAGTTCAACTGTAAagatttgattttcaacaagCCAATCGGGTTGACAAGAAGCACGTTGATCGAGAATGACAATCAACTGATAAATGCGATTAGAATTGAGGAACGCAACTATGTTGTTAGGTTTTGCGATTTGGCTCCACGTGCCACAG CTTCAATCCTCTCTGATGAGAAAGTTCGACCCAGCACCCCTGCACCAGAAGCAACTACTGAAGATGTTCCAGTCTCTCAGGAATTGGACACAAGCTTCGAATCACGTCAGGATAAACAAAATCCact GAAAGTtgttaaaactcaaaaaggaGCAGAGGCCCCACCAACAAAATTAAGAGTTCCAATGCATCCACCATCAAGAGTTGAAGCTGCACCAGTTGTAGAGTTTCAGCAACCTGCAGTACCACTAATTGAGATCAAATCCGATGCTGATGATATTAGTGAAGGTGCTCTGGAATCTCTGCCAGTTGCTCCACAAGTGACAACTCGTAGACTTGCAACG GTCTCCCTTGCTCTTGTCACAATCCCTCCAACCACTTCAACCACCGAAGAGCTTCCTGTCGAACAAGAGCTTCCAGTCACTGAGCCAATTCCAGACGAAGAAACTACATTCCCACAGGAAACCCCGGTGTTCAGTCAACAACTCGTCGAGGatatcgttaaaaaaattggctcgGCTCAGTCAGAACAGAAGGCTGcacaaattttccagcaatcTCTGAACAAACTTTTGCAGAATGCAAATGAAAAGCCAATTG AGGCAGTTTCGGCGCCAAAAGCTGGTCCGCCAGCTGCAAGACCACCACAAAACTTGGATGAtgtgaactttgaaaatgagcaattcCCACAACCATCTGGAAAGCATAGATTTTCGAAGGAacttttg CCATTGAGAAAGTCAGCCGATGGGGaagatttctcaaatttgCAGCCAGTTAACACGGAGGGACGTCGTCGTTCTCCAATCAGGACCCATCGGCCACATGTT GATATCTGGGATTCCGATGAAGACGAGGACAACGATAAGATCGTCTCCGAAATTAACGGATCCGTTGAAATGCATTTCGAGACAACGTTGCCACCAAAAAAG attgtgaAAAAGATTATCAAGAAAGTTGTTAGAGCTCATAGAACACGACCAACTACTACAACAGAAGAGCCTACAACCACTACAGAAGAATCTACAAAAACTACTCCAAGAATAAGAAGAACTCGCCCAACAACTACCACAACTACAGAAGAGCCAACGactagaaaaattgcaaactcATTCTTTAACTCAATGGAGCAGTATGAAAGCCCTTCGCAACGAAACCAGGTTGCAGTCACACAAAC ACCACGCCGTTTCCGCGGAAGGACAACCACTCCATCAGCCCGTCGCGACCTTCCGGTGACTCGGAGAGTTGCCGAGACTCGTGTGAACCAGCAGGATAATGCCAGATACATTGACGAAGAGACCCAACTTTCGCCATTTGATGATCCAGTTAATGAGGAGTTGGAAGAGCTCAAAACTACCACTaaa cAACCTGCTCCATCTCAGAAGCAGAAAGTGGTCGAAGATAGCCCAAGAATCGAGTTTCAGGAAGATGAGGAATTGGAGGATGTTATCAACAAG TTGAGTGCTCGCCGTGGAGACATTCGCCGTGCTCCCGTTCGAAACAGTTTTGCGGAAGCTCAATTTGCCGACAAAGTATCTCTCCCAAGAAAGGATGCAGTGAAAACCCATATCCCACGAAATGGTCTTCCAATTG CACTCGACATGATGGAACCAATCTCAATGACGAATCTGGACGGATTTAGTTCATCTGCCAGTGAAA attctcgaGAAGAAGATAATGCGAATCAGAACCAGCATTTGAGCAAAATGTCCAATCCTGAACTTGATGAAGAAGAGAGCAAAGAAGAAATCGAAGAGGTGTCGGATTCCGAGATTGAGATTGACAATAAG ATCCCCGTAACATTCCCAACTCGTGCCACCCGTCCAACCACCACTGCCTACGATCCGAACAACTTCTATCACACACCTAGACCACGCCCGGCTAAAAAAGAGTCAA TCCTTCGGTTCTGTTCAAAAGAATCCGCCATCAGAGATCAATCTAATATGGTGATTGCATGTGGACTCGATCAAGACATTTGGACACCAAGTCGCTGTCCAGAAAATGCGGATTGTTTCCCATCACACGACAGTCTTTACAGAATTTGCTGTCCTGTTCACCGAGTTGGATAA
- the ckc-1 gene encoding ethanolamine kinase (Confirmed by transcript evidence) has product MSSAQFQTFDADLSLTSQTDCENSAREILTKLRPEWKSPEITFEYFSVGITNKIFSAGFGTEHVIFRVFGHNTNKVIDRENEVIAWKQLAEYGFAAPLYGKFNNGLICGFLEGKSLAIEQMRDSKFNMNIAKRIAQLHSSVPTNGKTPVFEKMRTFLQQLNPSFEKESQQNFFHENFPTDLGAEISKIEKMIVMLKEPIVFCHNDLLVHNIVYDSEKKSIEFIDYEYAFPNYALYDIANHFCEYAGVEGSPDYSKCLTKDEKWAFINDYLRFSNGKEHSDTRIATMFKNLLLFEAAAHLFWAVWALVQAQNSTIDFDYLTLGFANI; this is encoded by the exons ATGTCAAGTGCtcagtttcaaactttcgatGCTGACCTCTCATTGACAAGTCAGACTGACTGTGAAAACTCTGCACGGGAAATTCTAACCAAGCTTCGACCAGAATGGAAATCACCTGAAATAACGTTTGAG taTTTCTCAGTCGGAATCacgaacaaaatattttctgcgGGATTCGGAACCGAACACGTGATCTTTCGTGTTTTCGGTCACAACACCAACAAGGTCATTGATCGGGAGAACGAGGTGATCGCATGGAAACAACTGGCAGAATATGGATTCGCTGCTCCTctttatggaaaatttaataatggATTGATTTGCGGatttttggagggaaaaaGTCTAGCGATTGAACAGATGAGAGACTCGAAATTTAATAT GAACATTGCCAAAAGAATTGCCCAACTTCACTCTTCCGTTCCAACCAATGGAAAAACTCcagtgtttgaaaaaatgcgaacATTTTTACAACAGCTGAATCCgtcatttgaaaaagaaagcCAACag AATTTTTTCCACGAGAACTTTCCAACTGATCTAGGagcagaaatttccaaaattgaaaagatgatCGTAATGCTAAAAGAGCCAATTGTATTCTGTCATAACGACCTTCTTGTGCACAACATTGTGTATGACAGTGAGAAGAAATCAATCGAATTTATTGACTATGAATATGCATTCCCAAATTATGCTCTATACGACATTGCCAATCACTTTTGTGAATATGCAG GCGTCGAAGGATCTCCTGACTACTCAAAATGTTTGACAAAAGACGAGAAGTGGGCATTTATCAACGACTATTTACGTTTTTCAAATGGAAAAGAGCACTCTGACACCCGAATTGCTACAATGTTCAAGAACTTGCTATTGTTTGAAGCAGCCGCCCATCTTTTCTGGGCTGTGTGGGCACTTGTCCAAGCACAGAATTCAACGATTGACTTTGATTATTTAACGTTAGGTTTtgcaaacatttaa
- the T27A10.5 gene encoding GST N-terminal domain-containing protein (Confirmed by transcript evidence): MFMAPVVPTKKTIEPKHYAHIVVWPHCENSKYLLYWLENELKLEVNVYELDGNSDKARIIWDAVFPGRPIDPKIVFAEVLKKTDFDYITLHHLSNRVRACIVHIENNI, encoded by the exons ATGTTTATGGCACCGGTGGTCCCGACTAAGAAAACGATTGAACCAAAA cactaCGCTCATATTGTGGTCTGGCCGCATTGCGAAAACTCGAAGTATCTTCTCTATTGGttggaaaatgaattgaagTTGGAGGTCAAT GTCTACGAACTCGACGGCAATTCCGACAAAGCGAGAATCATCTGGGACGCTGTTTTCCCCGGGCGCCCTATTGATCCGAAGATAGTCTTTGCCGAAGTTCTGAAGAAAACGGATTTTGATTACATTACGCTCCACCACCTGTCAAAC CGCGTCAGAGCTTGCATCGTTCATATAGAAAACAATATATAA
- the cgr-1 gene encoding CRAL-TRIO domain-containing protein (Confirmed by transcript evidence): MVVENHYPHLNELTAHQKDKIAELRSKTKDILATYPEYDTDFSLLRWLMGWDYKIDVIVPKMRYAVETLVNLGMNNKQTTSVDQINRDIKNMSAVAEYFPGGIMGKSKRGDVVYMQAMAKAHPKTLVKAGPTSQLFQLCISETEMSFKIIRQTEQETERKMGVIIIMDLDGFSMDLLYTPTLKVYMSLLTMLQNIFPDFARRIYIINCPAMMSAVYAMVSPVLSSQTREKVRFLDKDWKNHLIEEIGEENIFMHWGGVKKHEHPCGDIRMGGKVPESLWYADSHKLEGDRTKIAVPARSKTEIKMYGESGKYFHWLWRVSSGDIDFSIEKDGRVVWPVFRCLTEFHPEIGSFKIEETGEYVFIFNNSHGTFFGKDVKYKIVLE; encoded by the exons ATGGTCGTCGAGAATCATTATCCGCATCTGAATGAGCTTACCGCCCATCAAAAAGATAAAATTGCTGAGTTAAGATCAAAAACTAAAGATATCCTGGCAac atatccCGAGTATGACACCGATTTCTCGCTTCTTCGCTGGCTTATGGGTTGGGACTACAAAATTG ACGTCATTGTTCCAAAAATGCGATATGCTGTGGAAACACTGGTAAATCTTGGAATGAACAACAAGCAGACAACAAGCGTCGATCAAATAAATAGGGACATCAAAAACATGTCAGCTGTTGCCGAGTACTTTCCCGGGGGTATAATGGGAAAGAGCAAACGAGGTGATGTGGTCTACATGCAGGCTATGGCAAAG gcGCATCCAAAAACCCTCGTGAAAGCCGGGCCCACTTCGCAACTCTTCCAACTCTGTATTTCTGAAACCGAAATGTCATTCAAAATAATTCGCCAAACCGAACAAGAAACCGAACGTAAAATGGGTGTGATCATTATCATGGATCTTGATGGTTTTAGCATGGATCTTTTGTACACTCCTACTCTTAAAGTGTACATGAGCTTGCTTACCATGTTGCAG aacattttccCCGACTTTGCTCGCAGAATTTATATAATCAACTGTCCCGCAATGATGTCAGCGGTTTACGCGATGGTATCGCCTGTTTTGTCGTCTCAAACAAGGGAAAAG GTCCGATTTTTGGATAAAGATTGGAAAAATCATCTGATCGAGGAGATTGGCGAGGAGAACATCTTCATGCATTGGGGAGGCGTCAAAAAACACGAACATCCATGTGGCGATATTCGGATGGGAGGAAAAGTGCCAGAGAGTTTGTG GTATGCTGACTCTCACAAACTTGAAGGAGACCGAACCAAAATTGCTGTTCCAGCGAGGTCGAAAACTGAG ataaaaatgtACGGAGAAAGCGGAAAGTATTTCCATTGGCTATGGCGTGTTAGCAGTGGAGACATCGACTTTAGCATTGAGAAGGACGGCCGAGTA gtctgGCCAGTTTTCCGCTGCCTCACAGAGTTTCATCCGGAAATTGGATCCTTCAAAATTGAGGAAACTGGGGAATATGtgttcattttcaacaattcgCATGGAACATTCTTCGGCAAAGATGTGAAGTATAAGATTGTCTTGGAATAA
- the ckc-1 gene encoding ethanolamine kinase (Confirmed by transcript evidence): protein MSSAQFQTFDADLSLTSQTDCENSAREILTKLRPEWKSPEITFEYFSVGITNKIFSAGFGTEHVIFRVFGHNTNKVIDRENEVIAWKQLAEYGFAAPLYGKFNNGLICGFLEGKSLAIEQMRDSKFNMNIAKRIAQLHSSVPTNGKTPVFEKMRTFLQQLNPSFEKESQQNFFHENFPTDLGAEISKIEKMIVMLKEPIVFCHNDLLVHNIVYDSEKKSIEFIDYEYAFPNYALYDIANHFCEYAGVEGSPDYSKCLTKDEKWAFINDYLRFSNGKEHSDTRIATMFKNLLLFEAAAHLFWAVWALVQAQNSTIDFDYLTYAHARYQQYQKRLHKYISKIEH, encoded by the exons ATGTCAAGTGCtcagtttcaaactttcgatGCTGACCTCTCATTGACAAGTCAGACTGACTGTGAAAACTCTGCACGGGAAATTCTAACCAAGCTTCGACCAGAATGGAAATCACCTGAAATAACGTTTGAG taTTTCTCAGTCGGAATCacgaacaaaatattttctgcgGGATTCGGAACCGAACACGTGATCTTTCGTGTTTTCGGTCACAACACCAACAAGGTCATTGATCGGGAGAACGAGGTGATCGCATGGAAACAACTGGCAGAATATGGATTCGCTGCTCCTctttatggaaaatttaataatggATTGATTTGCGGatttttggagggaaaaaGTCTAGCGATTGAACAGATGAGAGACTCGAAATTTAATAT GAACATTGCCAAAAGAATTGCCCAACTTCACTCTTCCGTTCCAACCAATGGAAAAACTCcagtgtttgaaaaaatgcgaacATTTTTACAACAGCTGAATCCgtcatttgaaaaagaaagcCAACag AATTTTTTCCACGAGAACTTTCCAACTGATCTAGGagcagaaatttccaaaattgaaaagatgatCGTAATGCTAAAAGAGCCAATTGTATTCTGTCATAACGACCTTCTTGTGCACAACATTGTGTATGACAGTGAGAAGAAATCAATCGAATTTATTGACTATGAATATGCATTCCCAAATTATGCTCTATACGACATTGCCAATCACTTTTGTGAATATGCAG GCGTCGAAGGATCTCCTGACTACTCAAAATGTTTGACAAAAGACGAGAAGTGGGCATTTATCAACGACTATTTACGTTTTTCAAATGGAAAAGAGCACTCTGACACCCGAATTGCTACAATGTTCAAGAACTTGCTATTGTTTGAAGCAGCCGCCCATCTTTTCTGGGCTGTGTGGGCACTTGTCCAAGCACAGAATTCAACGATTGACTTTGATTATTTAAC GTACGCTCACGCTCGATATCAACAATATCAAAAACGTCTTCATAAGTACATatcgaaaattgaacattga
- the T27A10.2 gene encoding uncharacterized protein (Confirmed by transcript evidence) → MLTAQPRKSIIELAEDSGLFDINASDLVFEASANGICYYDFVLSCRRCPASEGSGKMLYLAKFDDSVNLEVFETVHIPQELFEDGLPQHDLGLMTLGILIWKHVIAKSRVLCLVRNMDGDNTQPLEALKRATYKFSVSHHVQTMVPRRSSVSSGSSFGSNHSYYSEGMRMRILLCQSRNQVDNIPAQAIRETKALLNPSSNPILCLCFPIV, encoded by the coding sequence ATGCTAACGGCTCAACCCCGAAAGTCTATTATTGAACTTGCTGAAGACTCCGGTCTATTTGATATTAACGCATCCGACCTTGTATTCGAAGCATCTGCCAACGGCATTTGCTACTACGATTTTGTGCTCAGCTGCCGACGATGCCCAGCGTCCGAAGGTAGTGGAAAAATGCTATACCTTGCGAAATTCGACGATAGCGTCAACCTTGAAGTATTCGAAACTGTACATATTCCACAAGAACTATTCGAAGATGGCCTCCCTCAACATGACCTCGGACTAATGACTCTCGGAATCCTTATCTGGAAGCACGTTATCGCAAAGTCCAGAGTTCTATGCCTTGTCCGAAATATGGATGGTGACAATACCCAACCACTGGAGGCTTTGAAACGTGCAACCTACAAATTCTCTGTCAGCCATCACGTACAGACGATGGTCCCGCGTCGTTCTTCAGTATCGTCCGGCTCTTCGTTCGGCAGCAATCACTCTTATTACTCCGAAGGAATGCGAATGCGAATCCTGCTTTGCCAGTCAAGAAACCAGGTAGATAATATTCCAGCGCAAGCTATTCGTGAAACTAAAGCCCTTCTTAATCCATCCAGTAACCCTATTTTGTGTTTATGCTTCCCAATTGTGTGA